The following coding sequences lie in one Vitis vinifera cultivar Pinot Noir 40024 chromosome 19, ASM3070453v1 genomic window:
- the LOC100248756 gene encoding transcription factor TCP4, whose translation MGETHQQQQAASSSRMGMRSVVGGEIVEVQGGHIVRSTGRKDRHSKVCTAKGPRDRRVRLSAHTAIQFYDVQDRLGYDRPSKAVDWLIKKAKAAIDELAQLPAWHPTAITVTAAAAAATTATTTHHQEDEENPNQVAIDGDDDRVQMHHGNNPDPNPNPNPNQNPSFLPPSLDSDTIADTIKSFFPMGASGESSSSSVQFQSYPPDLLSRTSSQNQDLRLSLQSFQDPMLLHHHHTQSHSHHQQQALFSPLGFDAPSAAWSEHHAAEMGRFQRMVAWNAGAESSGGGGFVFNSPPTPTPAPPPLQPLFCQSQMYSQRGPLQSSNTPSIRAWIDPPIAATIDHHHHHHQTTPIQPSMISGIGFVPGGFSGFRIPARIQGEEEHDGISDKPSSASSDSRH comes from the coding sequence ATGGGAGAGACTCACCAGCAACAACAGGCAGCGTCGTCGTCGAGAATGGGGATGAGGAGCGTGGTCGGCGGCGAGATTGTGGAGGTTCAAGGCGGCCACATTGTCCGCTCCACCGGCAGAAAAGACCGCCACAGCAAGGTGTGCACCGCCAAAGGCCCCAGAGACCGCCGCGTTCGCCTCTCCGCCCACACTGCCATCCAATTCTACGACGTCCAGGACCGCCTCGGCTACGACCGCCCCAGCAAGGCCGTCGATTGGCTCATCAAGAAGGCCAAAGCCGCCATCGACGAGCTCGCTCAACTCCCAGCTTGGCATCCCACTGCCATCACCGTCACCGCGGCCGCCGCTGCTGCTACCACCGCAACCACCACCCACCACCAGGAAGACGAAGAAAATCCCAACCAGGTCGCCATTGATGGCGACGATGATCGTGTGCAAATGCATCACGGCAACAATCCGGACCCCAACCCCAATCCTAACCCTAACCAAAACCCTAGTTTTCTTCCGCCATCGTTAGACTCTGATACCATTGCGGACACAATCAAGAGCTTTTTTCCCATGGGTGCTTCTGGGGAATCCTCGTCTTCGTCCGTACAGTTTCAGAGCTACCCGCCCGATTTGCTCTCGAGAACCAGTAGTCAGAATCAAGATCTTCGCCTTTCGCTTCAGAGCTTCCAAGACCCTATGCTTCTTCATCATCACCACACCCAGAGCCACTCTCATCATCAACAACAAGCCCTTTTTTCGCCGTTAGGCTTCGACGCCCCCTCCGCCGCTTGGTCCGAGCACCACGCAGCGGAGATGGGGCGGTTTCAGAGAATGGTGGCTTGGAACGCCGGCGCCGAGAGCAGTGGCGGTGGAGGATTCGTGTTCAACTCCCCGCCGACACCGACACCAGCTCCGCCGCCGCTTCAGCCATTGTTTTGCCAAAGCCAGATGTATTCTCAGAGGGGACCCCTTCAGTCCAGCAACACGCCTTCGATTCGCGCTTGGATAGACCCGCCAATTGCCGCCACCATcgaccaccaccaccaccaccatcaaaCAACTCCCATTCAACCATCCATGATTTCCGGCATTGGTTTCGTCCCTGGCGGGTTTTCCGGATTTCGGATTCCAGCACGAATTCAGGGTGAGGAGGAGCACGATGGCATCTCCGACAAGCCGTCCTCTGCTTCCTCCGATTCTCGCCATTGA